A region from the Panicum hallii strain FIL2 chromosome 1, PHallii_v3.1, whole genome shotgun sequence genome encodes:
- the LOC112894570 gene encoding uncharacterized protein LOC112894570 — MGVPGGGSRVATAAAACLLLLQLCGCVAALPMKSAAAGGDRYKDPSQPLNTRIDDLLRRMTLAEKIGQMSQIERENATAGVINKYFIGSVLSGGGSVPAKNAPPEAWAKMVNGMQGGALSTRLGIPIIYGIDAVHGHGNVYKATIFPHNVGLGCTRDPELAKRIGAAVALEVRATGIPYVFAPCVAVCRDPRWGRCYESFSEHPELVQSMTSIISGFQGEIPAGGRQGAPFVAGQRSVAACSKHYVGDGGTTKGINENNTVATFHELLSVHMPPYYNAVIRGVSTVMISYSSWNGVKMHSNHFLITDFLKKELRFRGFVISDWQGLDRITTPDHADYLLSIKLGILAGIDMIMIPYTYTEFIDDLTLLVQNGTIPMSRIDDAVRRILRVKFAMGLFENPYADPSLAGELGKQEHRDLAREAVRKSLVLLKNGKPGDKPLLPLPKKARGSILVAGSHADDLGSQCGGWTITWQGLTGNNLTAGTTILDGIKRAVVPGTDVVYSENPDAGFIQQNKARFDYAIVVVGEPPYAEQFGDNLNLTIPAPGPAIIQNVCGSIKCVVVLLSGRPLVVEPYMNAIDALVAAWLPGTEGQGVADVLFGDYGFAGKLSRTWFRSVEQLPMNVGDAHYDPLFPFGFGLETQPSKY, encoded by the exons ATGGGGGTCCCAGGTGGTGGTAGCAGGGTGGCCACTGCAGCAGCTGCCtgcctgttgctgctgcagCTGTGCGGTTGTGTGGCGGCGCTGCCCATgaagtccgccgccgccggcggagaCAGGTACAAGGACCCGTCGCAGCCGCTCAACACGCGGATCGACGACCTGCTCCGGCGGATGACCCTCGCCGAGAAGATCGGGCAGATGTCGCAGATCGAGCGCGAGAACGCCACCGCCGGCGTCATAAACAAGTACTTCATAG GGAGCGTGCTGAGCGGCGGAGGCAGCGTGCCAGCGAAGAACGCCCCGCCGGAGGCGTGGGCGAAGATGGTGAACGGCATGCAAGGCGGGGCGCTGTCGACGCGCCTCGGGATCCCCATCATCTACGGCATCGACGCCGTCCACGGCCACGGCAACGTCTACAAGGCCACCATCTTCCCCCACAACGTCGGCCTCGGATGCACCAG GGATCCAGAGCTAGCAAAGAGGATTGGAGCTGCAGTCGCACTGGAGGTTAGGGCCACTGGTATCCCGTACGTCTTCGCTCCATGCGTTGCG GTCTGCAGAGACCCTCGGTGGGGCCGATGCTACGAGAGCTTCAGCGAGCACCCGGAGCTGGTGCAGAGCATGACCTCCATCATCTCGGGCTTCCAGGGCGAGATCCCCGCCGGCGGTCGCCAGGGCGCGCCGTTCGTCGCCGGGCAGCGCAGCGTCGCGGCGTGCTCCAAGCACTacgtcggcgacggcggcacgacCAAGGGCATCAACGAGAACAACACGGTGGCCACCTTCCACGAGCTGCTCAGCGTCCACATGCCGCCCTACTACAACGCCGTCATCCGGGGCGTCTCCACCGTGATGATCTCCTACTCGAGCTGGAACGGGGTCAAGATGCACTCCAACCACTTCCTCATCACTGACTTCCTAAAAAAGGAGCTCCGGTTCAGG GGTTTTGTGATCTCGGACTGGCAAGGACTTGACAGAATCACAACCCCTGATCATGCTGACTACCTTCTGTCCATCAAGCTGGGGATCCTCGCCGGCATTGACATG ATCATGATCCCGTACACGTACACGGAGTTCATCGACGACCTCACCTTGCTGGTGCAGAACGGCACCATCCCGATGAGCCGCATCGACGACGCCGTCCGCCGGATCCTCCGCGTCAAGTTCGCCATGGGTCTCTTCGAGAACCCCTACGCGGACCCTAgcctcgccggcgagctcggcAAGCAGGAGCACCGCGACCTGGCGCGCGAGGCCGTGCGCAAGTCCCTCGTCCTGCTCAAGAACGGCAAGCCCGGCGACAAGCCGCTCCTGCCGCTGCCCAAGAAGGCCCGCGGCAGCATCCTGGTCGCCGGCAGCCACGCCGACGACCTCGGCAGCCAGTGCGGCGGCTGGACCATCACCTGGCAGGGCCTCACGGGGAACAACCTCACCGCCGGGACCACTATCCTCGACGGAATCAAGCGTGCTGTGGTCCCTGGCACTGATGTGGTCTACTCAGAGAACCCTGACGCCGGCTTCATCCAGCAGAACAAGGCCCGGTTCGACTACGccatcgtcgtcgtcggcgaGCCGCCGTACGCCGAGCAGTTCGGCGACAACCTGAACCTCACCATCCCGGCGCCCGGCCCGGCCATCATCCAGAACGTGTGCGGCAGCATCAAGTGCGTCGTGGTGCTCCTGTCCGGGCGGCCGCTGGTGGTGGAGCCGTACATGAACGCCATCGACGCGCTGGTGGCGGCGTGGCTGCCGGGGACGGAGGGGCAGGGCGTCGCCGACGTGCTGTTCGGCGACTACGGGTTCGCCGGGAAGCTGTCAAGGACGTGGTTCCGGTCGGTGGAGCAGCTGCCCATGAACGTCGGCGACGCGCACTACGATCCCCTGTTCCCGTTCGGGTTCGGTCTCGAGACGCAGCCATCGAAGTATTAG